GATGCTGTTCGCTTCTATATGATGACCAATTCAGAGCCTTGGGATAACCTGAAGTTTGATCCGGAAGGTGTGGCAGAGGTGAGCCGTAAATTCTTCGGAACTCTTTATAACACATATTCATTCTTCGCGCTTTATGCCAATGTTGATGGATATGATCCTTCTTTAGCTGCAGCTGAGTCGCAACAGGCACGTCCTGAGATTGACAGATGGATTCTTTCATGTCTGAATACACTCGTGAAGCGTGTTGAGGAAGAGATGAACGGCTTTGATCCTACTCGTGCGGGACGACTGATTGATGCTTTCGTGAATGACGACCTTTCTAACTGGTATGTCCGCTTGAATCGTAAACGTTTCTGGGGTAAGGATATGAGTGCGGACAAGCGTTCAGCTTACGACACACTCTACACCTGTTTGATGACGGTGGCTAAGCTCTTGGCTCCCTTCGCTCCTTTCTATGCCGACCAGCTTTATCGCGATTTGGGCGGCGAGAAACAGAGCGTTCATCTGGATCTGTTCCCCAAATGTGACGAGTCGCTCATTGATAAGGAACTGGAGGCCCGTATGGAGATGGCACAGAAGATTACTTCAATGGTACTTGCCCTTCGCCGAAAGGTGAATATCAAGGTGCGTCAGCCACTTCAGAGTATTATGGTTCCAGCCAGTGAAGAGCAGAAACGTCACATCGAAGCTGTGAAGGAACTTATAATGAATGAAGTTAACGTGAAGGAACTGAAATTCGTTGAAGGTCAGGGTGTTCTGGTTAAAAAGGTGAAGTGCAACTTTAGGACGATGGGTAAGAAGTTCGGCAAGCTGATGAAGGCTGTTGCCTCTGCTATGGATACCCTTTCTCAGGAGAAGATTGCCGAACTGGAGACCAACGGAAGTCTTGCTATTGAAGTTGAAGGACAGACTCTGACCGTTGAAGCAGTGGATGTTGACATTATCAGCGAAGATATACCCGGATGGCTGGTGGCCAATGAGGGTAACTTGACTGTAGCTCTCGAAGTGGAGTTGAACGATGAACTGCGCAACGAGGGTATGGCCCGCGAAATTATTAATCGTGTCCAGAATATCCGTAAGGAGAGCGGACTTGAAATTACTGACCGAATTAACATTAGCATTGAGCCCAATGAACAGGTGGCTAAGGCTATCAGCAGCTTTGGCGACTATGTGAAAGCACAGGTGTTGGCCGACGATATTCAAATGGTGGCCAACGACGGTCTGGAAGTTGAGTTCGATGAATTTAAATTACATATTAAAATAACTAAATCTTGAAACTTATGGCCGAGAAAACACGTTACACGGACGAGGAACTTGAAGAGTTCCGTGAAATAATTAATGAGAAGCTGGCGCTTGCCAAGCGTGATTACGACCAGATGATGCGAGTGCTCACGAACGAGGATTCAAACGATGTGGACGATACATCGCCTACCTATAAGGCTCTGGAAGAAGGAAGTACTACCCAGTCGAAGGAGGATCTCATACAGTTTGCCGCTCGTCAGCAGAAGTTCATTCAGGGACTGAAAGCTGCATTGGTGCGTATTGAAAATAAGACCTACGGTATTGATCGCATTACAGGAAAATTAATTCCTAAGGAGCGTCTGCGTGCTGTTCCACATGCAACTTTGAGCGTAGAGTCCAAGCAATTGGAGAAACAAAGAAAGTGAAGTTATCCAACATCATGACTAAAGGGAGACTGGCGGTAATCTTGGTTGCCGCCATCCTCCTTATTGACCAGGCCATCAAGATTTGGGTGAAAACTCATATGGCCTTGCACGAGAGTATTCATATCACCAACTGGTTTTATATCGCTTTCATCGAAAACAACGGTATGGCCTATGGATTCCAGTTTGGCTCAAAATTGTTGCTGTCTCTGTTCCGTATCGTGGCCATTAGTGCTCTCGGGTATTATGTCTGGCTACAAGTTCGCCGCAATGCAAGAACGGGGTATATAGTTACTCTTTCTATGATTCTGGCAGGTGCTATCGGCAATCTGATAGACTGTATGTTCTATGGACTTGTGTTTGAGGCTTCTACAGCGTACTCAGTAGCAGGATTCGTGCCTTTTGGCGATGGTTACTCTACTTTTCTGATGGGTAAGGTGGTCGATATGTTCTATTTCCCATTAATCGTTACTACTTATCCAGACTGGTTTCCTGTCTATGGAGGTGAGGAGTTCATCTTCTTCAGTCCGGTATTCAATTTTGCCGATTCTTCCATTTCGGTAGGCGTAGTAGCTCTTCTGCTATTCTTCAGAAAAGAAATAAGTGAAATTACCTTGAAACGTGAATAGACATTCTCATATTGCCACCTTGGTAGTCGTCGTAGGCTGGATGTTGTTTGGTTGTAAGCCAACAACTCCAAGTCAGTTTATTCAACCCGATGAGATTGAAGATATTCTTGTTGACTACCACATGGCTAAGGCTATGGCTCAGGTGGAAGGTAATTATGATGACTTAGACTATCGGCAGTCACTTTATTTTGAGGGCGTTCTTCAGAAACATGGGGTAACCAGGGCTGAGTTTGACTCATCCATGGTTTATTACTACACGCGTGCAGATCGTTTTGCGCCTATTTATAATAGGGTGGCTGAACGGTTGCAGGAGCAGGCTACCATCTTGGGCGATACCGAAGGCGAGATAGGACGATTCGCATCGTTGAAGGCTGATGGTGATACTGCAAATATATGGCACCAGAATTCACATATCATGATGATTCCTACACCACCTTATCATCGTGTGGATTTCTTGGTAGAGGGCGATTCTCTGTTTAAGGCCGGCGATACATTCCTTGTTCAGTTTATGGCCGACTATATGTATCAGAGCGGAACAAAAGACGGTCTTCTTTACATGGCTATCACTTATCCGGATACGGTGGTGGTGAGACAGTCACGCTTTACTTATTCCGGACTTATTCAACTGAAAATGGATAGTAAAATTGAGAAGTGTCCTAAGTCTGTTAGCGGTTTCTTCTATCTGGGAGGTAACGATGACAAATCTACAATTCTGCGACTGCTCTTTGTCAACAATATCCAGTTAATTAGATTCCACAAGAAAGATGAACCAGCAGCAATCAATCAGGAAGATAGCATCTCCGCTTCTGAAACTGCCCAACGGCCATTTACTAAAACAACAAGTAGTGGAGATCCAGGAAGGAGTGGTGATAAACTACTTCCAACTAACAAGCGAACTAGCCCGAACAGAGTGGTGGAGCGGATTGATTCAATTAAAGTACGACGTTGAAGGGTTGTTGCGCGCTTATTATGAAGGGAAGCAAATTGAATAGGAATATGAACGAAGTAGTTCTTATATGTAATTGCTCGAAAAAATAATTTGTAAAACCTAAAACCTAATAGATTATGAATTTGAAAGTACGTTTAGCTGTAATGAACTTCTTGGAGTTCGCCGTTTGGGGTGCTTATCTTACCTGTATGGGCAACTATTTGGGTGTAGCCGGTTTGGGGCCGCAGATAGCTTGGTTCTATGCTATTCAGGGTATTGTGTCCATTTTTATGCCCACCATTATGGGTATTGTGGCCGATAAGTATGTTCAGCCTCAGCGACTTTTAGGTCTTTGTCATTTAGCCGCAGGAGCCGCTATGCTGGGATGCTGGTGGATGGGAGTTCAAGCCGGTTTTGGCCAGGAGCTTGACAATAAGTCGGCTTTCATTGCAGTCTAT
The sequence above is a segment of the Prevotella sp. E9-3 genome. Coding sequences within it:
- a CDS encoding TraR/DksA family transcriptional regulator, producing the protein MAEKTRYTDEELEEFREIINEKLALAKRDYDQMMRVLTNEDSNDVDDTSPTYKALEEGSTTQSKEDLIQFAARQQKFIQGLKAALVRIENKTYGIDRITGKLIPKERLRAVPHATLSVESKQLEKQRK
- a CDS encoding lipoprotein signal peptidase, whose protein sequence is MTKGRLAVILVAAILLIDQAIKIWVKTHMALHESIHITNWFYIAFIENNGMAYGFQFGSKLLLSLFRIVAISALGYYVWLQVRRNARTGYIVTLSMILAGAIGNLIDCMFYGLVFEASTAYSVAGFVPFGDGYSTFLMGKVVDMFYFPLIVTTYPDWFPVYGGEEFIFFSPVFNFADSSISVGVVALLLFFRKEISEITLKRE
- a CDS encoding DUF4296 domain-containing protein; the encoded protein is MNRHSHIATLVVVVGWMLFGCKPTTPSQFIQPDEIEDILVDYHMAKAMAQVEGNYDDLDYRQSLYFEGVLQKHGVTRAEFDSSMVYYYTRADRFAPIYNRVAERLQEQATILGDTEGEIGRFASLKADGDTANIWHQNSHIMMIPTPPYHRVDFLVEGDSLFKAGDTFLVQFMADYMYQSGTKDGLLYMAITYPDTVVVRQSRFTYSGLIQLKMDSKIEKCPKSVSGFFYLGGNDDKSTILRLLFVNNIQLIRFHKKDEPAAINQEDSISASETAQRPFTKTTSSGDPGRSGDKLLPTNKRTSPNRVVERIDSIKVRR